A portion of the Chondrinema litorale genome contains these proteins:
- a CDS encoding tetratricopeptide repeat protein, giving the protein MHKQKYTLILFSLITYLMSSCSPSNEDIINTAREKMQAGKFSEAVSVISELVEKGVEDPSLYNMRGVAYFNLKENSKALTDFDKAISMKADDYRFYYNRGNVKRTLNRPESAVEDYSKAIEFEQGEYEIYLNRALSLMAAHNLSESIEDFNAANELSNGKDANVHFYRGKAYMVTEDFEKALSDFNDCIAITPENAEAYYGKALAKINLASGEADKETCSVIAKSIELGYQPATQLQESYCKEK; this is encoded by the coding sequence ATGCATAAGCAAAAATATACACTTATACTATTCTCATTAATCACCTATCTAATGAGTTCTTGCTCCCCATCAAATGAAGATATAATAAATACTGCAAGAGAAAAAATGCAAGCTGGTAAGTTTTCAGAAGCTGTTTCTGTAATTTCTGAACTAGTTGAAAAAGGAGTTGAAGATCCTTCTCTTTATAATATGAGAGGAGTAGCATATTTCAATCTCAAAGAAAACTCAAAAGCACTTACAGACTTCGACAAAGCAATTTCAATGAAAGCAGATGATTATCGCTTTTACTATAACAGAGGAAATGTAAAAAGAACCTTAAACAGACCAGAAAGTGCCGTTGAAGACTATTCGAAAGCTATTGAATTTGAGCAAGGCGAATACGAGATTTACTTAAATAGAGCACTTTCTTTAATGGCCGCACATAACCTTTCTGAATCTATTGAAGATTTTAATGCTGCCAATGAGCTTTCTAATGGCAAAGATGCCAATGTACATTTCTACAGGGGGAAAGCTTATATGGTAACTGAAGATTTTGAAAAAGCACTTAGCGATTTTAATGACTGTATTGCCATTACTCCAGAAAACGCAGAAGCATATTACGGTAAAGCATTAGCTAAAATAAACTTGGCAAGTGGAGAAGCAGATAAAGAAACTTGTAGTGTTATTGCAAAAAGTATAGAATTGGGTTATCAACCAGCGACACAGCTTCAAGAATCGTATTGTAAGGAGAAGTAA
- a CDS encoding CoA-binding protein: MKTNHLISEFLLLNSIAVVGVSRNGKEPANHIFEKFKQESYQVYAVNPNTSQIAGEKVYHDVLSIPEHVEGVVIATHPDITKSIIEQCAAKGVKYVWIHKSFGEGSYCEEAVKYAHLRHINVIESGCPLMYLNPDLVHTCMKWVLNKFNKTHEEETVTA, encoded by the coding sequence ATGAAAACTAATCATCTCATCAGTGAATTTTTACTTTTAAATAGTATAGCTGTTGTAGGCGTCTCTAGAAATGGCAAAGAGCCTGCAAACCATATCTTTGAAAAGTTTAAACAAGAAAGCTATCAGGTATATGCTGTAAATCCAAATACATCTCAAATTGCCGGAGAAAAAGTGTATCACGATGTACTTTCGATTCCAGAGCATGTAGAAGGAGTAGTTATTGCTACTCATCCAGATATAACCAAGTCTATTATTGAACAGTGTGCAGCCAAAGGAGTAAAATATGTTTGGATACACAAATCTTTTGGTGAGGGTAGTTACTGCGAAGAAGCTGTAAAATATGCACACCTAAGACACATCAATGTAATTGAAAGCGGTTGTCCATTAATGTACCTCAACCCCGATTTGGTGCATACCTGCATGAAATGGGTTCTTAATAAGTTTAACAAAACACACGAAGAAGAAACTGTAACCGCTTAA
- a CDS encoding MFS transporter: MTQTSDLTPNNTEKNIPKVVNAWCSYDWANSVYNLTITATIFPIYFSGSTRAAFDNSNQISFFGLQIENSVLYTYAISFSFLVIVFLSPALSGIADYSGKKKRFMRFFTYTGALACFGLYFFTGENVEWGIFCSVLASIGYAGALVFYNAFLPEIATVDKMDSYSARGYAMGYIGSVILLVINLVIISNYEALGITEGLATRLSFLQVAIWWFGFAHIALHYLQDRPTGHPFNKAVITRGFHELKSVINKLKKQVNTLRFLISFFFYSMGVQTVMLLAPLFGEKEIHMEGTKLIAVVLILQIVAIVGAYTFAAISKKFGNKTGIAIAVVIWMFICVGGYFLQEETQFYMLAVALGFVMGGIQSLSRSTYSKLIPENSVDTASYFSFYDISEKIAIVLGTFSYGFIEQLTGSMRNSMLAMIGFFLVGLIVILFTRLPKTSA; this comes from the coding sequence TTGACTCAAACATCTGACTTAACACCCAATAATACAGAGAAAAACATCCCAAAAGTTGTAAATGCCTGGTGTTCTTACGACTGGGCAAACTCTGTATATAATTTAACAATTACAGCTACTATATTTCCAATTTACTTTAGCGGTTCTACTAGAGCCGCTTTTGATAATAGCAATCAAATTAGCTTTTTTGGATTACAAATAGAAAACTCTGTACTCTATACGTATGCCATATCTTTCTCTTTTCTGGTAATTGTATTTTTATCGCCAGCACTATCAGGTATTGCAGATTATAGCGGAAAAAAGAAAAGATTTATGCGTTTTTTCACCTATACTGGTGCATTAGCATGCTTTGGCTTATATTTCTTTACTGGTGAAAATGTAGAATGGGGAATATTTTGTTCTGTATTGGCAAGTATTGGCTATGCAGGTGCACTTGTTTTCTACAATGCATTTCTACCTGAAATTGCTACTGTCGATAAAATGGACTCTTATAGTGCCCGTGGTTATGCAATGGGTTATATTGGTAGTGTCATTTTATTGGTAATCAACTTAGTAATTATATCAAACTACGAAGCCCTTGGCATTACAGAAGGTTTAGCTACCAGATTATCTTTTTTACAAGTTGCTATTTGGTGGTTTGGTTTTGCTCACATTGCCCTTCATTACCTACAAGACAGACCAACTGGACATCCATTTAATAAAGCTGTAATTACCAGAGGTTTTCACGAATTAAAATCGGTAATCAATAAGCTTAAAAAACAGGTAAATACACTTAGGTTTCTTATCTCCTTTTTCTTCTATAGCATGGGAGTACAAACTGTAATGTTACTTGCTCCGCTTTTTGGTGAAAAAGAGATTCATATGGAAGGTACTAAACTAATTGCAGTGGTGCTAATTCTCCAAATAGTTGCTATTGTAGGCGCTTATACATTTGCTGCTATCTCTAAAAAGTTTGGCAACAAGACAGGTATTGCCATAGCTGTTGTTATCTGGATGTTTATATGTGTTGGCGGATATTTTCTTCAAGAAGAAACTCAGTTTTACATGCTGGCAGTTGCATTAGGCTTTGTAATGGGAGGAATTCAATCTCTTAGTCGCTCTACCTATTCTAAACTCATTCCCGAAAACTCAGTTGACACCGCATCTTATTTCAGCTTTTACGACATTAGCGAAAAAATAGCAATCGTACTTGGCACTTTTTCTTATGGGTTTATTGAACAACTTACCGGAAGTATGCGTAATAGTATGCTTGCTATGATCGGCTTCTTTTTAGTAGGACTTATAGTAATTTTATTTACACGTTTACCAAAAACATCAGCTTAA
- a CDS encoding lysophospholipid acyltransferase family protein, with amino-acid sequence MIYSFLKIIVKIATRIFFKKISVNNKKLIPEEVPLIVVANHPNTFMDPVLIAALMQQQVYFLAKSTVFGSPIKDWFLGNILNMIPVYRKQDLPPGKLANNQAVFEKCFDFLKNKGTLLIFPEGTSVMEKKLREIKTGTARIALGAEAENNFNLGVKILTVGINYSEGEKFRSDVTLNIDEPINVSEWKEVYNNSSSDAAHKLTDHIREKLEKQLVVTIDKDHERLLEQTELIFKNELAESIDLPKKEKDFLISKGISEALKYFEENDSQMLASLKTRINTYFRKLDLLGLHDGLLKKKNLESNIFWKSIRILTFLIVGSPIWLIGLLTNYIPYILPSKIAPLISKHIEFRAPVMMAIGVLTFSIYYFLTNLLVYQLTHNWVLIPVFTFLSAISGFFVLLYWNVVVETRKNLKLLGIFRKEKDILRELIKERKAICKMLEKAKDQYLNTL; translated from the coding sequence ATGATTTACTCCTTCTTAAAGATAATTGTAAAGATTGCAACCCGTATTTTTTTCAAAAAAATCTCAGTAAATAACAAAAAATTAATTCCAGAAGAAGTACCTCTAATTGTAGTAGCCAATCATCCGAATACATTTATGGATCCGGTATTGATTGCTGCCCTAATGCAGCAACAAGTGTATTTTTTGGCAAAATCAACAGTATTTGGCTCACCCATTAAAGACTGGTTTTTGGGTAATATTCTAAATATGATTCCGGTTTACCGCAAGCAAGATTTGCCACCAGGTAAATTAGCAAACAATCAGGCCGTGTTTGAAAAATGCTTTGACTTTTTAAAGAATAAAGGGACACTACTCATCTTTCCTGAAGGTACTAGTGTGATGGAAAAGAAGCTAAGAGAGATTAAAACAGGTACTGCCAGAATTGCCTTAGGAGCCGAAGCCGAGAATAATTTTAATTTAGGAGTGAAGATTTTAACTGTAGGAATTAACTACTCAGAAGGAGAAAAATTTAGAAGTGATGTTACACTGAATATAGATGAACCTATAAATGTTAGTGAGTGGAAAGAAGTCTATAATAATTCATCTTCTGATGCTGCCCACAAACTGACAGATCATATTAGAGAGAAGCTTGAAAAGCAATTAGTAGTTACAATAGATAAAGATCACGAAAGATTACTTGAGCAAACCGAATTGATTTTTAAAAATGAACTAGCTGAATCTATAGATTTACCTAAGAAAGAAAAGGATTTTCTCATTTCTAAAGGTATCTCTGAGGCACTTAAATACTTTGAAGAAAATGATAGCCAAATGCTGGCTTCACTTAAAACAAGAATCAATACTTACTTCCGAAAACTTGATTTATTAGGTCTACACGATGGTTTACTCAAAAAGAAAAACTTAGAATCTAATATCTTTTGGAAAAGCATTCGCATATTAACTTTTCTTATAGTTGGTTCGCCTATATGGTTAATTGGATTGCTCACAAATTATATCCCTTATATTTTACCTTCTAAAATAGCACCTCTTATCTCCAAACATATTGAGTTTCGAGCACCTGTAATGATGGCAATTGGCGTACTTACATTTTCGATCTATTATTTTTTAACTAACCTTTTGGTTTATCAACTCACACATAACTGGGTATTAATTCCTGTGTTCACTTTTCTTTCAGCAATTAGTGGCTTTTTTGTGCTTTTATATTGGAATGTAGTAGTAGAAACAAGAAAAAACCTAAAGCTACTAGGTATTTTCAGAAAAGAAAAAGACATTCTTAGAGAGCTGATTAAAGAAAGAAAAGCCATCTGCAAAATGCTAGAAAAAGCAAAAGATCAATATTTAAATACTTTATAA